gaaggggaggagacgggttaaagaatgatttaagacttgagacaattgagacaagaattgtgtatgtgtgccattcagatagTGAACGGGCacgacaaaatatttaagtgcctttgaacagggtatggtagtatgtgccaggcgcaccaatttgtgtcaagaactgcaatgctgctgggtttttacatgttcaacagtttcctgtgtgtatcaagaatggtcaaccacTCAATGGACTTCCAGCCAACTGTTGGATAAAcctgtcaataatcaactgactggctttcttgatgtttaTAGTATTCTCTCAAGTATTCAATCTGGCTTCCACTCAGGTTATGGGtgtgtcaccattgcccttgattctaagcaacattgtgctgctatttttattgacttggccaaagcttttgatacggtagaccattccattcttgtgggccggctaaggactattggtgtctctaaggggtctttggcctggtttgctaactacctctctcaaagagtgcagtgtataaagtcaggatatctgctgtctcagccactgcctgtcaccaaggaaGTACCCCAaggacggtgcactgtccttctctcagcacataccAAAGCTGCAGGTGTATGttggttaaatctagacttggtttcctctatcgtaatcactcttTCAcctcagctgccaaactaaccctgactCGGATGACCATCCTACCCCAGCTAGATTAGActtaatttatagatcggcaggtaagggtgctctcgggCGGCTAGAtgtttaccattcggccatcagaattgccaccaatgctccttataccACACTACTCTAAacgggtcatctctgtatacctgtcgcaagactcactgattgatgcttatttataaaaccgtcttaggcctcactcccccctatccgaggtatctactgcagccctcatcctccacatacaacacctgttacATTGTGCCAAAGTTCCCACAAGCGGAAACATTCgacccaacaaattgaggctgagggcaaaagggtgtgcaactcaatagAAAGGTGTTAATGTTCTGTACACTTTGTATAGCCAGTTGGCTTGCATTTAGAAAGACGTGGCTGTATACTTTCACATTCATGTAAAGCAATGGTCTAAATCTGACAAGGAATTTATCTACATACCATCATCCTGATTAGTGCGCTCTGGACTGCAGTGTCCATTCCCTTGAAAATCCAGACAGCCTACAGCAGCAGGCCATATCACAGTAGTCCAGTCACTTTCAGTGTTGATGGAAGAAGTGCCAAGATCTGTTACCCTGACCAAATTCCCATTACGCACAATGGTTGTAGCAGAGAGCATTTATACAATGCGTACCTCTTGCCGTGTAACTATGCAGGCAGTCGTGAGATTCACAACCCAACTATTAACCTTGAACTGTACTAATTAACCACAGCTGCTGTTTATTATTCACCAAGCTGTTATCTGCAGCGTGCGGTACAAGGCCGCGCGCTGCCTAAATGCATCATCCTTCAGCTCCCGCAAGGTAGGCAACTGCTACACTGAACTACAGGCAAGCAGTGCTTTTGAAGTCAGTTTATTCCATGAGCCATGTTGACCTTGACAAGTTTGAGGGTTGATCGCCAACAGGCAGTACGCAGCCAAAATGGACCGTATAAAAATAGTGAACAATTGCCTCAATTTTAAACTGCGTTATTTGACTTTATAGCAACGTGACTAAATTCACAGAAATGTAAGTTAGAGGCACTCGAAAGCAAGTCTTAAGGGGTAGGTCAGTTCTGTGAATCTGTTCAGTTTGAGTCTATGTACACCAGTGTCAGACAATAGGTGGTACAAACAGTTGCTACACGACTGTCGTAAAAAATGAACTAGGCTGCTGGGCTGTCAACTGTCCTAATTATCAAGACTCAAATTGATCAAGCCACATTTAGAAATAATAAATTAATTTGTTGAACAAATTCATGCATCGACACAAATACAAGAACTCAAATTGCCTGGCCCACGTAGGCCTCACATAGCCTCAGATTCAAGTGTGAGATTATGCATATCATAAGAAACGAGAAAGGGCTTTTCACTTGTTTTATTATTAAACAACTCCGCAGTGCAGCATGAGGACTCATACCACCAGACAGAGGACACGACATTTAGGCAGTCTCTTCCTTGGCAATGCGGTCCTTCTTGAGTGGTCCCTGTAGACAAAAAGGACAAGTGGTCAGTGTCAACGTATATACAGAGTTTAATAAGCAACCTCTACTCCATCTGTGGCTCCAGGGGTGATGTTCCCAGAGAGTGAACAGGGAACAGCAAAAAAATGATGCCGCTCCCCTGCCTCACTGAAGTTTGATCTGGCACCTGAATGGAACCCAAATTCATACCAAGAGTGAATCAGGTTACGATAAGTGCACTATGGGCATAGGGGACTGAGCTGCAATGCCAGTTGTATGTAACTAGGGTGGGTCCACTACATTGATCCAGGGGACTTGTGAAACAGagtgaagacaagggaagagacAAGTAAATGTCATGGAAACTGAACGCACCATGAACGCCTTCTTTTCCTCCACTGTCTGGAAGCGGCCGTGGCCAAACTTGGAGGTGGTGTCGATGAACTTGAGGTCGATCTTCTCCGTGGCACGACGGCTGGACTGCACCAACAGAGACTGAAAAAAAtaggaatattttttttaaatatacagatGTGATGCATTCCTTTAACGGGCCATACAGGACAACAATATTTAGCGCATTGTCCATCTGGTATGAAACAAATGCCCTAAAGTCAATACACGCCAGAACTCTACATGCAACAGGGCCAGCACACGGCCATTCGTTTCATCGGCCCAGGGAGGGAACTACCCGTATTTAATATGTACCTATTCAGTTCAGCCAACTTATAAGTACCTAAATGCCAACTGACAATGCATTGGAATAAGCATGCATAAGATGGAATTGTCCCTTTCCTCACCTTACGCAGGGTTAGCACCCTCTTCTTGACTCCAATTGTGCAGCCCTTCAGCATGACAAAGTCATTGGTCACCTCTCCGTAGTGGACGAAGCCACCCAAAGGGGTGATGCTCTTGTTGGACAGATCGTACTCGGTGGCGGCGTTGTTCTTCACCAGCTTGCCGTCCTTGGTGTGGTAGCCCTGGCCGATCTTGTAGATCTTCTTGTTGATCTCTGTGCGGTGGTGGTAGCCTTTCTGACCAGCACGGGCCACAGAGAAGGCCACACGGGAGGGATGCCAGGCACCGATACAGGCCACCTTACGCAGACCACGATGGGTCTTACGGGGAAGCTTCTTTGTGTGCCAACGGCTGGTGACACCTGAAGGGGAAATTTCAATGTTTAGTACCTGAGGACTTGGCATGAATAACTGAAGCTTGGTTAACTACAGTCATTAGTGGGTTGTGGTCTCAGAAGGCAGCATGGAATGCATCCTCATGCGTGTCAGACGCCATGCCTGACAGTGTTCCGTGGTCACACACAAAGCCCTTGaccttgtgactagggggcagtattgtcatttttggaaaaataacgttccgtagtaaacgggatattttgtcggGACAAGATGCTCGAcaatgcatataattgacagcttaggatagaaaactccAAAGTTTCCTAAACTGTAAAAAGATTGTGagtaacagaactgatgttgcaggcgaaagcctgcgaaaaatccaaacaggaagggaCTCTAGAaggctctgcgttcctatgcgtccagTGAatggacaaatgcggccattgtttctctccatcctactaagaagccaccagtcccggttgatatactATCAAATAGGTATTTGAAAAAATCCTTGAgggttgattataaacaacgtttgctatGTTTGTCaagagctaatttggaatatttttctgcGTTTTCGTGACTGTAATTTCCAggtgatttctcagccaaacgtgaacaAACGAAGCCATcccctacaaaaataatattttaggATAAAAGGAACATTGGCCATCTAACTGGGAGTgttgtgagtgaaaacatacgaagctcaaaggtaaacaatttaatttgattgcttttctgatttccgtgaccaagttacctgctgctagctggacaaaatgctatgctaggctatcgaatAAACTTACAAATGCTTgcctagctttggctgtaaagcatatttagaaaatctgcgATGATAAGGTAATTAACataaggctaagctgtgtctcaatatatttcacttgtgatcctcatgaataggaatatttatgtctgttgagttatgctaattagtgtcagtcgatgattacactccctcatgcgggatggggagtcactagaggttaagaCACATACCTTTGTATCCGTGACCCTTTGTGACACCGATAACGTCGATCATCTCATCCTGGGTGAAGACATTGGTGATGGGGATAGACTGCTCCAGCTTCTCACGGGCCCAGTCCACCTTGTCAGAGATGGAGCCTCCATTGAGCTGCACCTCCATCAGGTGGGACTTTTTCTGCCTCAGGGGCAGCAGCCTCatctggaggggaggagagaggcaggtgaGCCTGCTAGTCCTGGGACAAGGACCAGTATAGCTAGTACAAACACTTCGTATTTATCCCAAAAGTGGGTTAAAATGTGATACAGGGGACATTGTCTCAGAAGGAAGGCAGCATGGAATGTATCCTCATGCGTGTCGGACGTCATGCCTGACGCTGTGTTCCGTGGTCTCATCACAGACAAAGGGAAATCTGATTCATTTAAACTATGTGGCATTGCAGGGAGCGTATTCTATCCTGCTCAAACTCACCTGTGTGTGGGCGATGATGCGGACGACCTGGCAGTACTTCTTCATGGAGGCGAAGTCCTTCTCCAGCTGCTTCTTGCCCTCGTCATCCTGCCACTTCTTGCAGTACTTTGTGAAGGCCTTCTTCTTGGACTTGTACCTAAAGAGCATGCAGCATGACCGGAGGGTAGGGGAGAAGAGGCACACGAGTTGGCACAGGTCCTTCATAACCCCAGGGGGCCAGCGGAAGAACACTGTACTCAGCTGCTCGCCCAGCCTTCACAGGGGCGAAGGGGGCAGTTACAGCCTCAGAAGGGTTTTCGGCTCATGGCGCGGTGTCTAAGAAGCACTTTCCACCGGCCAGAGGAGCCCGGAGCTCATCGGGCCAAGAGGCACCCGAGCGGAGCTGCCACCAGGGGGGGCACCGGATGTTAAGACTCGCTCACTGAAACACCACATGTTCTATATGTCGAGCAACATGCTTCAAAGCTCATATTTAAGCGTAATTAAACACTATCCAACcaatagtcaaaatgtttgtttAAATATCTATTATTTTTCATGTGTATAATGACTCACCAGTTCCTGTAGAAGCGACGCTTGCACTCATCACTGATGTGCTCAGCGAAGATGGTCTTGAAGGAACGCAGGCCACGGGGGGTCTCGACATAACCCACAACACCCACCACAACCATGGGAGGAGTCTCCACAATGGTCACAGCCTCAACCACTTCCTTTTTGTTCACCTCTGTAGGAAAATAGTAGTCAGGTATAAAGGTTAGTAATACAGGAGTTCACAGTAGACTTAAATTGCATAATGTCAATGCTCAACGACTGCGCTCAGTGCTCGACATTCAGCAAGGGTTAGACCCAATATGTCCGCCCGTCGAGGGGATCATCACAGGCAGAAAAAAAAGACAAACACTAAAGCAAGACCGAAACTAATATGGCTTGGTTATGTATTCATAAATCCCACAGCAATATTCACCCAGtcaattaaacaaaacaaaatgaagCCAAATACTCACTTGAGCCAGGTCTGTCGACTTCACGCACGATGTGAGTCATGCCAGCCTTGTAGCCAAGGAAGGCAGTCAAGTGAACTGGCTTGCTGGGGTCATCCTTGGGGAAACTCTTCACCTTACCACGGTGACGTCTGCTCCTCTTACGGGGCAGGAAACCCAAGGATCCGTGGCGGGGAGCCGAAAATTTACGGTGGGACTGTGAAGACAACGCAATTCAGCACATTGTCCATGAGGCATACAAAGCTATATGAACGCACTTCGAGTCAGTATGTCAGAACTCGACATTGAACAGGAACAGCACGAGGCCAACCATTCTGTCCGCCCGTCACCCATATTCAATGCAGCCTCACTAAATAAATCCCAATTAAATAAAGACCAACTGAAGGAAGTAAACAAAGTCTTGGAATAAACATGTGTAACGGTAGTCGTTAGAGGTTCGGAGGACCTTGACTAGCTACTGTTGGGCGAGCTAATGGGTCAGGCCTCATAAGGTAAAGCCCGTTATAAAAACGGTAGAAATTTAACTAGCACGTTGTCAGTTTTAAACCAGTTTGATTGTGAACTAACGTtacaaaatgtatatttaaaatgtatttgagtAACGAAGCATGCTAGGCCTCAGTGTATCAGCCATTTTAAACTACCAGTCTGCCAACGATTACTTCATACATTCATCCTGTAATAATCTAAGACCAtgttattatggtaaggtctaaCATCATACAACTGTATTAATTACAGATATACACATCTTACCTATTAACTTAGAGGGGGAACATAAGGTTTAAGAAGATGTAAAACGGATTGAAAACGCAAGTCTCGAATAAGAAAGACGAACTCACCATTTTGTCTCACAGCCGATTGAAAAAGAGGACTACGTAAGGGGGATGTTTGGTATTTATACAAGGACGTGATCACGTGATTAACGTCGCCAACCAGCATCATGGCTCCGCCTTCCTGGTACAAACGCTTGCTTTAAAATctagaattttttatttttattttatttcacctttatttaaccaggtaggctagttgagaacaagttctcatttgcaactgcgacctggccaagataaggcatagcagtgtgaacagacaacacagagttacacatggagtaaacaattaacaagtcaataacacagtagaaaaaaggggagtctatatatacattgtgtgcaaaaggcatgagaaggtaggcaaataattacaattatgcagattaacactggagtgataaatgatcagatggttatgtacaggtagagagatattggtgtgcaaaagagcagaaaaataaataaataaaaacagtatggggatgaggtaggtgaaaatgggtgggctatttaccaatagactatgtacagctgcagcgatcggttagctgctcagatagcagatgtttgaagttggtgagggagataaaagtctccaacttcagcgatttttgcaattagttccagtcacaggcagcagagaactggaacgaaaggcggccaaatgaggtgttggctttagggatgatcagtgagatacacctgctggagcgcgtgctacggatgggtgttgccatcgtaaccagtgaactgagataaggcggagctttacctagcatggacttgtagataacctggagccagtgggtctggcgacgaatatgtagcgagggccagccgactagagcatacaagtcgcagtggtgggtggtataaggtgctttagtgacaaaacggatggcactgtgataaactgcatccagtttgctgagtagagtgttggaagcaattttgtagatgacatcgccgaagtcgaggatcggtaggatagtcagttttactagggtaagtttggcggcgtgagtgaaggaggctttgttgcggaatagaaattTTCGATTTTTTTAGATTTTCGATTGGAgttgtttgatatgggtctggaaggagagtttagagtctagccagacacctaggtacttatagatgtccacatattcaaggtcggaaccatccagggtggtgatgctggtcaggcgtgcgggtgcaggcagcgaacggttgaaaagcatgcatttggttttactagcgtttaagagcagttggaggccacggaaggagtgctgtatggcattgaagctcgtttggaggttagatagcacagtgtccaaggacgggccggaagaatatagaatggtgtcgtctgcgtagaggtggatcagggaatcgcccgcagcatgagaaacatcattgatatataaagagaaaagagtcagcccgagaattgaaccctgtggcacccccatagagactgccagaggaccggacagcatgccctccgatttgacacactgaactctgtctgcaaagtaattggtgaaccaggcaaggcagtcatccgaaaaaccgaggctactgagtctgccgataagaatacggtgattgacagagtcgaaagccttggcaaggtctatgaagacggctgcacaatactgtcttttatcgatggcggttatgatatcgtttagtaccttgagcgtggctgaggtacacccgtgaccggctcggaaaccagattgcacagcggagaaggtacggtgggattcaatatggtcagtgacctgtttgttgacttggctttcgaagaccttagataggcagggcaggatggatataggtctgtaacagtttgggtccagggtgtcgccccctttgaagagggggatgactgcggcagctttccaatccttgggggtctcagacgatatgaaagagaggttgaacaggctggtaataggggttgcgacaatggcggcggatagtttcaggaatagagggtccagattgtcaagcccagctgatttgtacgggtccaggttttgcagctctttcagaacatctgctatctggatttgggtaaaggagaacctggagaggcttgggcgagtagctgcgggggggggggggggagctgttggccgaggttggagtagccaggcggaaggcatggccagccgttgagaaatgcttgttgaagttttcgataatcatggatttatcggtggtgaccgtgttacctagcctcagtgcagtgggcagctgggaggaggtgctcttgttctccatggacttcacagtgtcccagaactttttggagttggagctacaggatgcaaacttctgcctgaagaagttggctttagctttcctgactgactgtgtgtattggttcctgacttccctgaacagttgcatatcgcggggactattcgatgttagtgcagtccgccacagaatTCAACTGTAACAGAAATGCATCAGCTAATAGATAAGGCAAAAGCTCTTGTGATTGGTGCAACACCTTTTTTATTTTACAACTGTCCATctcaacttgttctcaactagcctacctggttaaataaaggtgaaataaaaaatttaaaaaacagtaAAACATTCTATACATCCATGTAAGGTACACAAGAAATAATAAACACACAAATT
This sequence is a window from Oncorhynchus mykiss isolate Arlee chromosome 13, USDA_OmykA_1.1, whole genome shotgun sequence. Protein-coding genes within it:
- the LOC110486638 gene encoding 60S ribosomal protein L3 — its product is MSHRKFSAPRHGSLGFLPRKRSRRHRGKVKSFPKDDPSKPVHLTAFLGYKAGMTHIVREVDRPGSKVNKKEVVEAVTIVETPPMVVVGVVGYVETPRGLRSFKTIFAEHISDECKRRFYRNWYKSKKKAFTKYCKKWQDDEGKKQLEKDFASMKKYCQVVRIIAHTQMRLLPLRQKKSHLMEVQLNGGSISDKVDWAREKLEQSIPITNVFTQDEMIDVIGVTKGHGYKGVTSRWHTKKLPRKTHRGLRKVACIGAWHPSRVAFSVARAGQKGYHHRTEINKKIYKIGQGYHTKDGKLVKNNAATEYDLSNKSITPLGGFVHYGEVTNDFVMLKGCTIGVKKRVLTLRKSLLVQSSRRATEKIDLKFIDTTSKFGHGRFQTVEEKKAFMGPLKKDRIAKEETA